A stretch of Henckelia pumila isolate YLH828 chromosome 4, ASM3356847v2, whole genome shotgun sequence DNA encodes these proteins:
- the LOC140860682 gene encoding receptor-like protein EIX1, producing MKFLASFMFSSAILCGFLIIEFANASCQESERMALLTFKNGLKDPRNRLSNWTGANCCEWDGVSCDDSGYVTGIRLRGCDAKLGGNLNPSLLSLKYLSRLELSCNYFGGIRVPNFIGSMRNLDFLDLSEAGFGGEIPQELENLSSLRYLDLSGNHFNSLIPHWIQNLSNLVHLDLSDCGLYDQLPTGLQNISTLMYLNLSSNHFNSSLPDWFSRLSRLEVLDVSDNLMQGEIPDNIGNLTSLMILDLSGNELEGKLPKSLTNICKLREISLSRNRFSGDLNNLLGCSSKVLQYLYLATNNISGSLPYNLGELSELRELDLADNKLTGTLPISIGELKNLEFLVLSLNFLEGCVYEEHFRNMSRLKTFRANGNALSFKPNRTWIPPFQLTGLSLRKWDLGLEFPFWIQHLKHLNYLSLAHTGISDAVPPWFWNQTFELGYLNLSGNSIHGHIPSLSNFGYGKNAAVDLKCNFITGPLPVISSNIKMLDLSYNRISGSMQNFLCNNGNQENRLEIVDLGFNQLSGEIPDCWMNWSRLRVLRLQSNFNLSGEIPRSIRLLTGLESLHLRRNNLSGTLPAFVNQLTGLKVLDLGRNRFTGRIPKWIGKLSKLVVFNLRYNEFSGEIPDEICLLDSLQALDLASNSLSGRIPICFDNFGVMTGKNPPSDHIYYSVRDTYGGLPDSQFLVMKGRFAEYSNNLQLVLTVDLSDNNLSGTIPTQITKLVKLMALNLSGNSLTGSIPDAIGDMDWLESFDLSKNNLSGEIPQGISRLTFLSSLNLSYNHLIGKIPSSSQLQGFGKSSFRGNRLCGPPVSENCDESSGTTIDEDDGEGSEEGSFLSSDKFGIYVSVLLGFIFGFWGVLGPIVFSISWRTTYFRVLSLVGDHMYYIWFKFLRIIHVK from the coding sequence atgaaATTCCTTGCTTCATTTATGTTTTCATCTGCAATTCTGTGCGGTTTCTTGATCATTGAGTTTGCTAATGCAAGTTGCCAAGAAAGTGAAAGAATGGCGCTCTTGACATTCAAGAATGGCCTCAAAGATCCAAGAAACCGGCTTTCGAATTGGACCGGTGCTAATTGTTGCGAATGGGATGGCGTTTCCTGTGACGACTCCGGTTATGTTACCGGGATTCGCCTTCGTGGCTGTGATGCAAAACTAGGAGGAAACTTGAATCCATCTTTGCTAAGTTTGAAGTACTTGTCTCGCTTGGAATTGAGCTGCAATTATTTTGGAGGGATTCGGGTACCGAACTTCATCGGTTCGATGCGAAATTTGGACTTTCTTGATCTGTCTGAGGCTGGATTTGGCGGAGAAATCCCACAAGAACTTGAAAATCTGTCGAGTTTAAGGTATCTTGATCTTTCGGGTAATCATTTCAACTCCTTAATACCCCATTGGATCCAAAATCTTAGCAATTTGGTTCATTTGGACTTGAGTGATTGTGGCTTATATGATCAACTTCCCACCGGTTTACAGAATATTTCAACTCTCATGTATCTTAACTTGTCTTCAAATCATTTCAATTCAAGTTTGCCTGATTGGTTTAGCCGGTTGAGTCGGCTCGAGGTTTTGGATGTTTCGGATAATCTTATGCAGGGTGAAATCCCTGATAACATAGGAAATCTAACTTCTCTGATGATTCTTGATTTGTCTGGGAATGAACTAGAGGGGAAGCTACCGAAATCACTAACAAATATTTGCAAGCTCAGAGAAATTTCCTTGTCTCGCAACCGGTTTTCGGGTGACTTAAACAATCTTTTAGGATGCAGTTCTAAGGTTTTACAGTACTTGTATTTGGCCACGAATAATATTTCGGGTTCGTTACCATATAATCTTGGGGAACTATCCGAGTTAAGGGAGCTAGACCTTGCAGATAATAAGCTAACTGGAACTTTGCCTATTAGTATTGGAGAGCTTAAAAATTTGGAATTCCTTGTTTTATCTCTTAATTTTTTGGAGGGATGTGTGTACGAAGAACACTTCAGAAACATGTCAAGATTGAAGACATTTCGTGCGAATGGGAACGCCTTATCTTTCAAGCCGAACAGAACTTGGATCCCTCCATTTCAACTCACAGGCCTGTCTTTGAGAAAGTGGGATTTGGGACTTGAGTTTCCCTTTTGGATTCAGCATCTGAAACATTTGAACTATCTGAGCTTAGCACACACCGGGATTTCGGACGCCGTTCCACCGTGGTTTTGGAATCAAACGTTTGAGTTAGGATACCTAAATTTATCAGGGAATTCCATACATGGACATATCCCAAGTCTGTCAAATTTTGGCTATGGTAAAAATGCAGCAGTTGACTTGAAGTGCAACTTCATAACCGGCCCGTTGCCAGTTATTTCTTCAAATATAAAGATGTTAGATCTTTCGTATAATCGGATTTCGGGATCTATGCAGAATTTCCTATGCAACAATGGTAATCAAGAAAACAGGCTTGAAATAGTTGATCTTGGGTTCAACCAGTTGTCTGGAGAAATTCCTGACTGTTGGATGAACTGGTCTAGATTGAGAGTTTTAAGGTTACAATCCAATTTCAATCTTTCCGGTGAAATTCCAAGATCGATACGATTACTGACCGGCCTAGAATCATTGCACTTACGGCGGAACAATCTTTCAGGGACATTGCCTGCCTTTGTGAATCAATTGACTGGACTGAAGGTCTTGGACTTGGGGCGTAACCGTTTCACCGGAAGGATACCGAAATGGATCGGTAAGCTCTCCAAATTAGTCGTCTTTAACCTTCGGTACAACGAGTTTTCGGGAGAGATTCCAGATGAAATATGCCTTCTTGATTCTCTCCAAGCATTGGACTTGGCAAGCAACAGCTTATCAGGGAGAATACCGATATGTTTCGACAATTTCGGTGTGATGACTGGAAAAAATCCTCCATCTGATCATATATATTATTCAGTGCGGGACACATATGGGGGCCTTCCAGATAGCCAATTCCTAGTCATGAAAGGAAGATTTGCAGAGTATAGCAATAATCTTCAACTAGTGCTAACTGTGGACCTTTCGGATAACAACTTGTCTGGAACAATCCCAACTCAGATCACCAAACTTGTCAAATTAATGGCTTTGAATCTGTCAGGAAACTCGTTAACCGGGTCGATCCCCGATGCCATCGGCGACATGGATTGGCTCGAGTCATTTGATCTATCCAAGAACAATCTTTCTGGTGAAATTCCACAAGGGATATCAAGATTGACGTTTTTGAGTAGCTTGAACTTATCATACAACCACTTGATAGGAAAGATTCCATCAAGCAGTCAACTCCAAGGATTCGGGAAGTCGAGTTTCCGCGGAAACCGGCTTTGCGGGCCGCCGGTTTCGGAAAACTGCGACGAAAGTAGCGGAACAACAATAGATGAGGATGATGGAGAGGGCAGTGAGGAGGGGTCTTTTCTATCAAGTGACAAATTTGGGATTTATGTAAGTGTTTTACTTGGTTTTATATTTGGCTTTTGGGGTGTTTTGGGACCTATAGTGTTCAGCATTTCTTGGAGGACTACTTACTTTAGGGTCTTATCCCTTGTAGGGGACCATATGTATTATATTTGGTTCAAATTTTTGCGAATTATACATGTGAAGTGA